Genomic segment of Caldalkalibacillus thermarum:
CTGACCAACAACCCTACCCCAAGGGCCATGAGCAACATAGGGCCGGCCACCAGCAGAATGGTAAAAACGGCGTTTTGGGCCAGATCCAACACTATCTCGGGTGTCATCATCCCCCCGCCCCTTTCTTATCGAAAACTTAAGAGTAAAGATTCAACCACCAAGTACCAGCCATCCACCAGCACAAACAACAATATTTTAAAAGGAAGAGAGATAATAACCGGCGGGAGCATCATCATCCCCATTGACATCAGGGTGCTGGCGACGATCATATCGATGATTAAAAAGGGAATAAAAATCATGAAACCAATTTGAAAAGCAGTCTTCAATTCACTGATGGCAAAAGCAGGGACAAGGGCAGTCAATGGTATATCCTGAATCGTTTCCGGCTGCTCCAACCCGGCGTATCTTAAAAACAAGGCCATATCTTTCTCCCTGGTATGCCGGGCCATAAACTCCTTAAGAGAGACGACAGCCAGATCAAATGCTTCCTCTTGATTAAGTTCTCCCTCAAGATACGGCTGTAAAGCAGTTTCATTAATTTCCGTGAATACTGGAGCCATCACAAAAAAAGTGAGAAACAGGGCTAAGCCGATCAAAACCTGGTTGGGCGGCATCGTTTGGGTGGCCAGAGACATTCTGACAAAGGCCAGCACAACCACGATCCTGGTGAAGCACGTCATCATGATTAAAATGGCTGGCGCCAATGATAAAATGGTTAATAAGGCTAGAAGCTGCAGCGTAAAGGCCACTTCTTCCGGATCTGTCGATGTGCCAATTTCAAGATTTAGAGCTGGAATCAATGCTCCAATTGTCTGTGGCGACACGATGTCAATCACTTACATCAACCCTCTTTGTTCTCCACGTCACTCCTTGGGCCGGATTGCCCTTGGCGCAAGTCGCGTTCATATTTTTCACGCTTCAACTGCTGCTTCCTTAAACTGGTCTCAAGCAATGACTGGAATTGGGAGTCTCTTTTTTTGTTTGCCCACTGATCCAGCAAGGATTTCCAACCGTCCTGCCCCGTGGTCTGGAAAAAAGACTGCTGTTTTTCTCTATCCGCTTCAATACGCTCAATTTGAGCAGGATCATCTATTTCTTTTATTAACGTAATCTGATCGCTCACTCCAAGCAGATAAATCTTTCCTCCCACTTTGATTAACTGCAAGGACTTGTGCGGGCCCAGCGAGGTGCCGCCCATATGTTCAAAAAGTTGTTGGTGTCCCAGTTTTTGCTGGCGCCTGGCTAAAAAACGAATAAACAGGACAAGCAAAATGATGACGAGCACAGTGTAAAAAACCAGTTGAACTATCATCCAGCCGAATGTCTTACTTTGGTCAGGCAGTTCGATTTGCTCGTTCACTTCTGTTCCCGGTGCTGTTGGTAAAGCCGCCTCTCCTTCTTCTATCGCTGGGAGAAGGAGAACACACATCAACACCGTCATCACGATCAGCCGTAGCAGATGATATTTACCCTCCATCTTTTATCCCTTATCCTAGTACCTTTTTGATCGCTTCCAACACCCGGTCAGCCTGAAAGGGCTTGACTATAAAGTCTTTTGCTCCTGCCTGAATGGCATCAATGACCATCGCTTGTTGGCCCATGGCTGAACACATAATCACCTTGGCCTCAGGATCTATTTCTCTTATTTTTTTCAAGGCGGTAATCCCGTCCATTTCCGGCATCGTAATATCCATGGTGACTAAATCCGGCTTCAGTTCTTTGTACTGTTCCACAGCTTGCTGGCCGTCAGCAGCCTCCCCGACCACCTCGTATCCATTTTTGGTTAGGATGTCCTTGATCATCATGCGCATAAATGCAGCATCATCAACAACTAGAACTTTTGCCATTTAGAACTCCTCCCTCGCATTTAATGAAGTTTTCCCATTAACGAACCAGTTTGTAGTCCTTCCCTTTTTCCTACTGACAGGATTTACCTTTAGAGTGTTTGCAAGCGGTCTCTCTGGCTTAAGATATCAGTGACCCGCACACCGAAGTTTTCTTCGATGACGACCACTTCTCCCTTGGCAATCGGTTTGTTGTTGATCAGGATGTCTACAGGTTCACCAGCGAGCTTATCCAGTTCAAGGATAGATCCGGGGGATAACTCCAGGATCTCTTTAATGGTGCGCTTGGTCCGTCCCAGTTCAACAGTGACTTGCAAGGGAATATCCAATAATAAGTCCAGATTTTTTGGCGGTGATGTTGCTGGTTGCTTTTGATCAAATTCTGCAAATTCAACCGGTTGAACAGGCGAATCCTGGTAGCGACCGTTCTTTGTCATAGACTGTTTATCTACGACACCCTCATCCCCACGGTTTGCTCCTTCCCGTTCTGGGTCAACGGTTGACTGACGTTGAGGGGGCTCTTGCTGTGATAATTCACTTGCCGACTGATTTTCTGGTTGGGAAGATTCCTCTGGGTCAAGAAGCAACCCAACCATCTCTTTGGCAAAGGAAATAGGAATCAATTGCATAATTTCAGAATTGATCAGTTCACCGACCCGCAATTTAAAAGCAACTTTTAATAAAACTTTTTCTTCCAAAACAGGATGTTCAAATTCTGTATTGGTTACGTCAAAGATGTCGATCCCGGGCGGCGAAATATCAATCCGCCTGTCAAACATCGTGGACAGGGCGGTAGCAGCAGAGCCCATCATTTGGTTCATTGCTTCCTGGACCGCACTGGTATGTATCTCAGTCAGCTCTTGGTCGGGATTCTTCCCGTCACCACCCAACATGAGATCTGCAATCACGCTGGCATCTTCCATTTTAATAATGAGCAGGTTTAAGCCTTTAAACCCTTCTGTGTAGTTGACATATACAGCGACATGGGGTTTAGGAAATTCTTCGGCCAGGCGGTCAGTGTACAATAAAGACAAATTGGGCGTTGTAATGTCTACCTTTTGATTTAACAGCGTTGATAAAGCGGTAGAGGCGCTGCCGAAAGCAATGTTGCCAATTTCGCCGATAGCATCCTGTTCAAACGTACTTAAGTATTGATCTACGTCTCCTTGCTCTTTATCGTCCTTTTTCTGCTGTTTCAACAGGGCGTCGATCTCCTCTTGGGAGAGCATATCACTGGCCATTTCCGTCCTCCTCTCTGATCTCTTCCAGGATGCGAACTGCCCTTTTTCCCCGGAAAGTTCCGGGCTGAGCCTTAAATTTGGGTATTTGTCCCACCCTGACGATCAATGAATCGTCCACTGTTTCATTTAAACGGATGACATCGCCTACTTCCAGTTTAAGAAACTCTTCCACGCTTAGCTGTGAATAACCCAGGTCGACCACCACGGGAAGGGGCGTTTGCTTGACTTTTTTTTGTAACAGCTCTACCTCCCATTGTTCCCGGGCTTTTTTTTGCGTTGAAAACCAGTGTTGTGTCGTCAGTTTGGGTATGATAGGTTCCAAAACGACATGGGGCAAACAAAAATTAATAATTCCAGTCACCTCTCCCACTTTCGTTTGCAGGGAAACAACTGCAACGGTTTCGTTGGGTGAAACAATCTGTAAAAACTGAGGATTTGTTTCCATGAATTCAAATGTTGGCTCCAGATCAACAATGGACTTAAACGCTTCGGGTAAGCGTTCTATCGCTCCGCGAAAAATGCGTTCCATTACATTAGCTTCAATTTCTGTCAAATCGCCAATTCGGGACGGGGTAGCGCCAATCCCTCCCAACAAACGATCGAGCATCGCATAGGCAATGTTGGGATTGACTTCCATCACCATCCGCCCCTCCAACGGCGAAGCATGAAACACATTCAAAATGGTGATCTGGGGTACGGAGCGGATAAATTCCTCATAGGGCAGCTGTTCAACCGACTCAACAGAGATTTGAACAAAGGTGCGCAACCGGGCTGAAAAGTGAGTGGTCAACAGCCGGGCATAATTTTCAAAAACTCTCAACAGGCTGCGAATTTGATCTTTGGAAAAGCGGAGTGCCCGTTTGAAATCGTATGTTTTGATTTTTTTCCCCTCTGTTTTTTTTAACGCCTCAACATCCATTTCTCCAGAAGACAGGGCACTGAGCAGTTCGTCAATCTCTTTTTGTGACAGAACATCTGACAAGGGATTGACCTCCCTTTAACCTATTCTTGAGACTGGTCTTCACCGGTGCCGGAAGGTAAGACGTCTGTGGCCATCTGTCTCAACATGCCTACTTGACAATAATAATCCGTGATCAGCTTCACCACTTCCCCGACTGATTCCAGCACAATCACTTTCCGGCCGTTGATCAGCGTGATCACTGTATCCGGCGTGGAGTCAACCCTTTCCACGTAGACCGCATTCAGATAAAACGGCTGTTTGTTCAGTTTCGTCAATTTGATCATGGTCGTGAGAACCAGGAGGAGGCCTCCTGGTTCAGCCTCCCTTACAAAAAGGAATGGATGTCATTAACGTTTCAAGTTAACGACCTCTTGCAAGATTTCATCGGAAGTGGTAATGATGCGAGAGTTAGCCTGGAACCCCCGCTGGGCTACTATCATTTCCGTAAATTCCTCGGTCAGGTCCACATTGGACATCTCCAGCATGCCGGAATAGATTTCACTAACTAAACCTATGTTAGCACGCAACTGATCTAGAGAACCTCTTACAGGCTGTCCATTGGGGTGTGCGTTAACTGTCATCTCATAGAGTGAACCGCCAACTTTGCGCAATCCACCAGGATTATTGACGAATGCGATTTCGAGGTTAGCAAGAACATTAGCATTACCATTTTGATCATAACCAACAATACTTCCATTTCTCGTTATGTCATAGGCCACATATTGACCCTGAGGTATAGTAATAACGCCGTCTGTCCCCAGTACAAAATAACCATCAGCAGTAACCAACTGACCCTCTGCATCTAAAGTAAAATTACCTGCCCTGGTTAGATAAAAATTATCTGGATTTCCATCCGGAGACACCAGAAAGAATCCGTCCCCGGCAATGGCCAGGTCGGTCAGCACCCCGGTAGTCATGGGCGATCCTGGTGTATGGAGGGTATCAATGGCTCCAATTTGAACTCCTAACCCCACTTGACGGGGGTTGACACCTCCGCGGGTTCCCTGTTGGGGAACAGTAGCACCAGATAAATTTTGACTAAGCACATCCTGGAACATGACCCGGCTTTTTTTGAAGCCAACGGTATTGACATTGGCAATGTTGTTTCCAATCACATCCAGCTTGGTTTGGAATCCTCTCATGCCTGAAACCGCAGAATACATGGAGCGTAACATGTGATATGACTCCTTTCATTTAGAATTTTGTGCAGAGGTGAACTAAACGCAATCTGACAGCCAGACAAACGCGGGTCAGTTTAACGGGGATCTTCCAAACGATAAATCGTTTTAATGGCAATGGTCTGCCCGTTATCCAACTCGGCCAACAGCTCTCCGTTTTTGAGAAAAACAGCCGTGACGTAACCTTCACCGCTTTCTGCCTGGGCTCTATCCTCCGTTTGCCAGTAAACTTTTTTACCAATGAGATGGGCATGATGGCTTAAAGTTTGCTCCAGTTGAGAGGTGGTAAACTGTCTCATCATTTGATTGAGAGCCAACAGTTGTTCCAAACTGCTAAACTGAGCGGTCTGGGCTATAAAATCCCGGTCTTCCATGGGATTTAACGGATCCTGATAGCGCAATTGGGCAACCAAAATTTTTAAAAATGCATCGCGGCCCAATTCATTTTTTTCTTCAAAAGTAGGCACCTGAGCATAATAGGGATGTGCAGTTTTGGACTGGATGGCGGTTGCTTTCTCCACCTGGCTACCTCCTTTTCTGCCTGGAAGACGCTATCAAGCTATGTAATCGACAGTACTTCCATGTTCTTGATGCAGCTCACTTCTGTAGCCCAATTCTGGTTTAGTGCTCTTGTTTGACACTGTCTCGGAGTCTCCGGTTTGCCTGCTTCGTCCCTGATTGGATTCCTGACTGTCGTGATGCTGGTTGCCATGACTGTATTGATCTTCATGGAGCGTCTGGGATAAAGGTTGTTGCGTCACCTCAAGGCGCTCAATCTGAAAGCCTTGTTGAGCAAGAACGGCTTGCAATTGATACAAGTGCCTGTCCAGTGCCTCTGCTGCAAACCGGTTGGTTGCCAGCAGCTGGATTGTCATTTTTCCCTTTTGGAAAACAAGGCGAATGTCCAAGGCTCCCAAGTGTTCAGGATGAATTTTCACCCTTAATTGGGTGACCTCCCCTTCTTTCATCCTGGCCCCTTTCAGGCGCAAAATGTGCTGCAAGTCATAAACCAGGGATTGATAACGGACAACAGCGGGAGAAAACTCTTTTTCACTAGCAGATTTGGCGTTTTGGGCTTGGTTCAAATTTGCTGGTTTTGACGCAACCTCGCTGGTTTGGTTCAGTTCTCGTTCTTGCTGTCCTAGGGGAGATTCCACAGTCATGTTCCTTGCCTGTCCCCCAGCGTTTGGCTGGGTGCCTGGCAACTGGTCTAATTCTGGGAACAGCCCTTTATTATGAGTAAGCTGTGCGTCCAAACGTACGCCGGAGGGTGCTTTCAAACCGTTGTCTTTACTCCATTCTTTCGTTAACTGCCCTTCTCGTGGCTGAAGGCCGGCTTCTGCAGCTTCAAAGTTTGTTTGTGAAACTGACAGTTCATTCAATTGCACTGTTGTGCTGCCTAACACCCCTTGGGCGTGTTGGCTCCCCCCGCCTTGAGGCCGGTTTATGGTTTGGGATCCTTTCTCTTTCAGCAGGGTGTCAAGGGAATGAGAAGTGGGATGACCAGGTATCACTCCAGACCTGATCGGACTTAATGCACTGTCCTGTAACTGAGAATCCCCTTCCTCCCCTTTTGAACCTGCTGAGACAGGAACGACCGTGTATTTATGGGCTCCAGGCTTTTGGTCATCTGCTTCCTGACCCTCATCCAACAGCAAAAGCTCATCGTTGTTCACCAGCCAAAGTTCATTTTCTCTTTTTTCCAGATTCATAGAGACGAAGTCTATTTCCGGATCCATTTCTTCCCCTTCTGTTAAGTGGCCAGCCATAGGCGTCAATCCATCCGCTGATGGTGGATCTAGTAGGGAACGATCTATTTGCAGCTGTCCACGAAACAACTCGTCAAACTCTGAGAAGGATAGTGCTGTTGAAACGGTTATGCCGTTCTTGTGCATCCCTTGTCCTGCCATCCCCTTCATAAGCTTCCTGTCCGAACCCTGGTGCAGGGCCAGAAAGGGCATCATATCCACGACTATCACCTCCCTTCAAATCGTGCACACCCCGTAGTTACTCTGCTATGGCTCTGATATATGTTTTGGCAATGTCGGGCTCCATGTTCTCCAGAATCAGAGAGCGTTGGGCATCACCCATGTTGGCCATGATTGTGGCAGCAAGACGGAACTCAGCTGCCTCTGCCTCCATTGCAGTGAATATGCGCGCAGCTTGATCCGGAGCCATCTGCTCAAATGTGGAGACCATGCGCTGGACAGAAATACGGCTTTCAGCCTGTTCAACTGACTCCATCAGCAGGACGATGCGTTCCTGCAAGGCAGCCATATCCGGGTTCTCTACCTGGTCCAGATCTTTCAGGACGACTGATAAATCTGCAGCGAACTGAGGTGACATGCGGGCCAGAATCCGCGCTTGTTCAGCTTCTTTCATGTGCTGCAAAATGAGAGCTGCCTCGGTCAGTGTTAGATTCTCAAGAATGGAGGCCGCCCGTGAAGCAGACATCCCAGCATAGATACGTGCCAGATCAGACAACCTCTGTTCCCGCTCCTCATGGCTAAGCCGTTTCTCCTGAGATTCAGCTTCAAGTTCTTCGTTTTGTTCCCATAAGTCCCTTATTTCTTCTTCTTTTTCCAGCAATTGCTGTTCTAACATTTCCAACATGGTTTCCTGTTCTTCGATGATCTCTTCGGCTTCCTCCAAGCGTCTCTCTAGTACTTCAACCCGTTTCTTAGCCTTCCATTCCTCTGCATCAGGCAATATCATAGACACAACGGGAATCTGTTGGGCCTTGGCCAAAAGATCCCCACCAATAAAGAATACGACGGCAGCGGTGATCAACGGCAGAACCAACAGAACGGCAAAAACCACGGTCAGCTTTTTCCACTTGCCAAACGAAGAACTTTCATTATCTTTCATCCTGTTCACTCCCCAGCGCCACATAGCCCCGGTGTCTCCGTCCGGCAATTTCATCTGTAGCCATCTGCTCTTTCCGGCGTTCTTGCTTGATCCAGGCATGCAGGTGTTTCCGTTTCAATTTCTGCCATTTTTTTTCTTCGGTCATATAATGGACGACTGTTTGCCGAGTATGAGAGGTGCGACGTTTGGCCAGCAACAATGTCTTTCGTTCATGAACCAATTTGGCCTGAAGATAGTGGGCATATTCGGCTAGCTGGCGCAAACTGGCGACAGATGTACCTTTCTGCTGCCGGTCAATCATCTGCTGATTCAGCATTTCTATTTCTGCTTTTGTATTTTCTAAACGCTCTTCCAGTTTATGCTGTTCAGCCATAGCCTCCACTAATTGCATTTGCGCCTGATCTTTTTGTCTGGTATTTAAATCGAGAAGTTTTTGCCAGGCAAATTTATACGGAGCCATGAGCCGTCTCCTTTCCAAATTGCTCGATTAATTGGTGAATGCTTTCTTCAAACGGGGCTTGCTCATGAATCCCCTGTTGCAAATAATCTATCATGGCCGGATACATCCTGATAGCCTGATCAATATTCCGGTTGGTTCCCTTTTTGTAAGCGCCAATGTTAATTAAATCCTCCGCTTCATAATAAGTGCTGAGTAAGTGCACATACTGACGGGCAGCTTCTTGGTGGTCTTTGCTGATGATCTCTTTCATCACACGGCTCACACTGGCCAGCACATCAATGGCTGGAAACTGTCCCTTTTGGGCCAGCTTCCGTTCCAGGACAATATGTCCATCTAATATGCCGCGTACAGCATCAGCAATCGGATCGTTAAGGTCATCCCCATCAACCAATACCGTATAAAAAGCAGTGATTGATCCTTTGGTTGATGTGCCTGCACGTTCAAGCAACTTGGGTAAAAGGGCAAAAACACTGGGCGGATAACCTTTGGTCGTGGGGGGCTCACCGATGGCCAGTCCCACTTCCCTTTGGGCCATGGCAAAACGGGTAACTGAATCCATCATGAGCAACACATCTTTACCCTGATCCCGGAAATATTCAGCGATGGCTGTTGCAGTGAACGCGCCTTTGATTCGCTGCAAGGCCGGTTGATCAGAGGTGGCAACGACTAAAACACTCCTTTTACAACCTTCAGGCCCTAAATCCCGTTCAGTAAATTCGCGAACCTCCCGTCCCCGTTCCCCAATTAAAGCAATCACATTGACATCGGCGGTTGTGTTGCGGGCGATCATCCCCATCAATGTACTCTTTCCTACGCCACTTCCTGCAAAGATACCCACCCGCTGTCCTTTGCCTATTGTTAATAACCCGTCGATGGCCCGGATGCCTACTGACAGAGGCTCCTTGATCGGCGGTCTTTCGAGGGGGTTGGGAGGAGACTGGTTGGTTGAATAACAAACCAATCCATTCGGCAGTTTTGTTCCAGCCAGAGGCTGTCCCAATCCGTCTAGGACTTGTCCCAACAGCTGGTGGCCCACTTTGATTTGCAAAGACTCCCCAGTGGCCATGACTGGACAGCCAGGGCCGATCTCCTCCATAGGACCTAAGGGCATCAAGATGACATGATGATCGCGAAAACCGACAACCTCCGCTTTAACTGGAGGCTTTCCTTGCCCAGGATAAATCAGACATACATCCCCTAATCGGGCATTGGGACCAATTGACTCAATGGTTAAGCCGATGACTTTGGAGACTTTTCCGTATCTGATAATTGTTTCGGTGCGGTTAATCAGCTGGATATACTCCTCAATGTTCTGGATCACGCGCCATTCGCTCCCCATAGAAGGCCAACAGTTGCTTTTTAATTTCTCCCAGTTGTTTATCAATAGTTAAATCATAGCTGCCGTGAGGGGTATGTAAAATACATTGCTGACCCGTCAGCGTACTGTCGGGAATTAGTTTCAATTGTCCCTCAACACAAGCGGACCATTCGTCCATGTGAGGCAGGAAAGCGGGATAATGTTCAGCAGGGACATGGAGAATCAGCTCATCCCGCTCAAACACACGTTGCAATCCCTGCCGGACAAAAGATTTAACCGCTTCAGGTGATTGCCGAAGCTCTTCGCCTATCACTTTCTGGGCAATGGCTACGCTGAGCTTTAACAGGTCAGGTTCTGCACTTTTTAACACTTCATCCCTTTGGGCATAGGCTTTGTTAATAATGTGTTCCGCCTGTTCAATTTTGTCCTTATACCGTTGTTCTGCACTCGATTGGCCTTGCCGGAAGCCTTGTTCGTATCCTTCGCGATAGGCCTGCTCCTTCAACTGTTCCAGCTCTTTTTCTTTTTGCTTCCACCATTCCTCAATCTCCCGCCGTGTCTCAGCTTTCAAATCATCCGCTTCCCTCTTGAGCTGTTCTTGTTCTTGTTTAAGCTGGTCAATCTCTTCCAACAGTATTTCTTTCTGCTGGATTAATTGCTGTATCGTGGTTCCCAGTTCATGACACTCGCCAGTCTGGGTTTTAGTTTGCAGGCGTGAAGAAAACCCTTGGCTGCCAAGTTTGCGCACCTCTGCGGCTCGATAGGCCGATTTAAGCAAGTTAGACAACGATGTCGTCCCCTCCTCCACGGGCAATGACAATTTCTCCGGCTTCTTCCAGACGGCGTATGGTGGCCACCACCCGTGTTTGAGCCTCTTCCACATCTTTTAAGCGAACCGGCCCCATTAACTCCATCTCTTCCTTGAAAGTTTCAGCCATGCGTTTAGACATGTTGCGGAAGATCACTTCTTTCACTTCTTCGCTGGCCACCTTTAAGGCAAGCAGCAGATCATCGTTTTCAACATCCCGGATGACCCTCTGAATGGAGCGGTTATCGAGGTTAACAATATCTTCAAAGACAAACATACGTTTCTTAATTTCCTCTGCTAACTCAGGGTCCTTGACTTCCAATTCATCTAAGATCGTCCGTTCCGTACCCCGGTCCACCCCGTTTAAAATTTGAACGACAGACTCAATTCCGCCTGCCTTTGTATAATCCTGTGTCAGAGTGGAGGACAATTTTTGCTCTAGAATATACTCAACCTGGCTGATCACTTCGGGAGATGTGCTTTCCATAAGGGCAATGCGCCGGGCCACTTCCGCCTGCAGCTCCCCTGGCAAAGCTGACAATATTTGAGATGCTTGAGCAGGTTCAAGATAGGAAAGCACCAAGGCAATGGTTTGGGGATGCTCGTTTTGAATAAAGTTTAAAATCTGATTGGGATCAGCCTTGCGGGCAAAGTCAAAAGGGCGAACTTGCAGCGTAGCTGTCAGGCGGTTAATAATTTCGACTGCTTTTTGCTGGCCAAGGGCTTTTTCCAAAACCTCTTTGGCATAAGAGATACCGCCTTGGCTAATATAATCTTGAGCCAGGCAAAGTTGATGAAACTCTTCAATGATGGCCTCTTTTGTTTCACTGTCGACTTTGCGCACATTGGCAATCTCAAGCGTCAATTGTTCAATCTCATCCTCATTCAAGTGTTTAAATACTTGGGCGGATACATCCGGTCCTAGGGAAACAAGCAGCACAGCCGCTTTCTGTTTCCCCGTCAACCCTTTAACCGTGCGCATGGTGGCTTCCCCTCCTTAATCTTCCGCCATCCATGATTTCAATAGTTTGACAAATTCTGCCGGACGCTCTTTTGCCAACTGTTCAATCTGTGAGCGTTTAGTGGGTTGCTCATCCACCTTAGATATGAGATCGGGTTCAATTTCTTCTGGAATCTCCAGTTCATCTTCCTCCTCTGTGGCTTGTCTTCTTTGGCGGACAACGACGAAGGCGAGGCCTCCCAAGGCTGCAGCAAGTGCTGCCGCAAGAACATAAACAAGCCAATTGCGAATCCCAACACCCGTTTCATCTGCAACAGGCGGCTGTTCCTGAAATGGCTGGGCAAAAATGGTAATCCGCTGCTCCAACTGTTCCTCATCCAGTTCTGTTTCAGCGGCATCAACATAAGTATGCAGGACAGACGTAAGCAGCTCCCGAACAGCCTCCTCTGTTTGTGGCATATATATGGATTCATCAAGCCCAACATTGATTGACAAATCCGTAATCTGGTAAGGACTTGATTCAATCTGACGGTAAATCCGGTTTACTTCCTGATTAATCCGCTCTTCAATCCGTTCGTATTCTGAATCTCCATTGGCCAGTGTACCTTGGTAACCTGTCACATCCGTTTCTCCGGTACCAGCAATGCCACCAGGCGGATCACCTTGTCCCTGAAATATTTCCTCAATCCGTTCAATGCTGATGGCAAGGCCATTGTCATCAACCACCGGCTCAACCAACTGTTCTTCTCTGCTTTCTTTAGAAAAATCCACATTGGCAAAAACAGAGACGATCACATTTTCCATGCCGAAAATACGGCCGAGCATCAGCTGGAGTTCACGCTGAATGTCTTGCTCGATGTCCCGTTTGATCCGCCTGTGTTGTTGGTGAAGGGCAAGATGGTTGCCTGTTTCATCCTCATCCCTTAGTTCCAAAGGCTCCATGTTCTGATTCATAATCACGATGTTCTCCGGCGGCAAATGTGGGACGCTCTTAGAAATCAAATGATACAAGCCATTAATTTGGGATTGCCCCAAGTTGAGGCCAGGACGGGTGTGCACCACCACCGAAGCGGTTGCCGTTTGTTCTTCATCAGACAGCCAAACACTCTCTTTTGGCAAGGTGATCATGACTTTGGCCTGTTCAATCCCCTCAATCTGCTCAATCAGGTAACGCAGTTCATTTTGCATCGCATCGCGCTCAACCACATCTAGCTGCCGGTCCGTTGTCCCCCAACCCATGTTTTCACTGAATATACTGTAGTTGATATTGCCGCTGCGGGGTATTCCGGCATGAGCCAGCTCCACTTTCAAGCGGCTTGCTTCCGATTTGGGCACGCTGATGGTTCGTCCATCTTGGGACAACTGCGCCGGAATCCCCCGTGATTCAATCGCTTCCATAATCTCTCCCGCCTCAACGGGTGAAAGATTGGTATAGATTGGCACAAATTGGGGGCGTGATGCCCAATAGATCAACAGGGCTAATGCAAGGCTGATGAATACGAACGAGCCAATGACCAGCCATTTTTGCTTATTTGTTAATGATTTCCATGTTTCGATAAACTGGTCCTTATAGTGTTGGATTTTTTCCTTCATGATTCACCTC
This window contains:
- the fliF gene encoding flagellar basal-body MS-ring/collar protein FliF, which codes for MKEKIQHYKDQFIETWKSLTNKQKWLVIGSFVFISLALALLIYWASRPQFVPIYTNLSPVEAGEIMEAIESRGIPAQLSQDGRTISVPKSEASRLKVELAHAGIPRSGNINYSIFSENMGWGTTDRQLDVVERDAMQNELRYLIEQIEGIEQAKVMITLPKESVWLSDEEQTATASVVVHTRPGLNLGQSQINGLYHLISKSVPHLPPENIVIMNQNMEPLELRDEDETGNHLALHQQHRRIKRDIEQDIQRELQLMLGRIFGMENVIVSVFANVDFSKESREEQLVEPVVDDNGLAISIERIEEIFQGQGDPPGGIAGTGETDVTGYQGTLANGDSEYERIEERINQEVNRIYRQIESSPYQITDLSINVGLDESIYMPQTEEAVRELLTSVLHTYVDAAETELDEEQLEQRITIFAQPFQEQPPVADETGVGIRNWLVYVLAAALAAALGGLAFVVVRQRRQATEEEDELEIPEEIEPDLISKVDEQPTKRSQIEQLAKERPAEFVKLLKSWMAED